CCTCACGAAGTCGCTCCTGCCGCTTCCGGAGAAGTTCCACGGGCTTACCGACGTGGAGACCCGCTACCGCCAGCGCTACGTCGACCTGATCGTGAGCCCCGAGGTGCGCGAGACCTTTTTCAAGCGCTCCCGCATCGTCTCCCTCATCCGCGAGTTCATGACCTCGAAGGACTTCCTCGAGGTGGAGACCCCGATGATGCAGCCGATCCCCGGCGGCGCCACGGCAAAGCCGTTCATCACCCACCACAACGCGCTGGACATGGACCTCTTCCTGCGCATAGCACCGGAGCTCTATCTGAAGCGCCTGGTGGTAGGCGGGCTGGACCGCGTCTTCGAGATCAACAGGAACTTCAGAAACGAAGGGATCTCGGTGCGCCACAACCCCGAGTTCACCATGATGGAGTTCTACCAGGCGTACGCGACATTCGAGGACCTGATGGACTTCACCGAGGAGCTGCTGTGCCACGTGGCCCAGGAGGTACTGGGGACGCTCGACTTCACCTATCAGGGTGAGGCGATCTCCTTCCAGCGCCCCTGGCAGCGTCTCACCGTGAAGGAGGCGATCCTCAAGTACGGCGAGATCGACGCGAAGAGCCTCGACGACCGCGACCTGGCGCTGGCATACGCGCACCGGCTCGGCCTCGAGCTCTCCGACGACGTCGGCTACGGCCGCCTCATCACCGAGATTTTCGAGGAAGTCGCCGAGACGAAGCTGATCCAGCCGACCTTCATCACCGAGTACCCCACCGAGGTCTCCCCCCTCTCGCGCAAGAACGACCACGATCCCGACTATGTCGACCGCTTCGAGTTCTTCTGCGCCGGTCGCGAGATGGCGAACGCGTTCTCCGAGCTCAACGACCCCCGCGACCAGAAGGAGCGCTTCCTCGCCCAGGTCGCCGCGAAGGCAAAGGGTGACGAGGAGGCGCACTACATGGACGAGGACTACATCCGCGCCCTGGAGTACGGGCTCCCCCCGACCGCAGGCGAAGGTATCGGCATCGACCGGCTGGTCATGCTCCTGACCGACTCCCCCTCGATCCGCGACGTCATCCTCTTCCCCCAGCTGAGAAAAGAGGCGAAGTAGATGCCCTTCGAGCTCCTCATAGGACTGCGCTACCTGAAGGCAAAGCGCAAGTCGACCTTTATCTCGCTGATCACCCTCATATCGGTGGCCGGCGTAGCATTGGGGGTTATGGCGCTCATCATCGTCCTCGCGGTGATGACCGGCTTTGAGGAGGACCTGAAGGAAAAGATCCTGGGGACGAACGCACACATCGTCGTCCTGAACGCCGCGGGGCCGATGCGCGACTACCGCACGGTCATGGAGAAGGTGCAAAAGATCGACGGCGTCGTCGCCGTCACCCCCTTCATCTACAACCAGGTCATGATCTCTTCCGGGAAGAACGTCTCCGGCGTCGTCCTGCGCGGGATCGACGTGAAGAGCGACGAGCAGGTCACGAACCTGCACAAGTCGATGCGGGAAGGGAGTCTCTCCGCGCTGGAGAAGGCGACCCCGGAGCAACCGGGGCTCGTTATCGGGAAGGAGCTCGCGAAGAACCTCGGGCTCTACCTCGGGGACAAGGTGGACGTCATTTCCCCGCTGGGGAATATCACCCCGCTCGGCATGATGCCGAAGCTGCGCCGCTTCCAGATCGTCGGGGTCTTCAACACCGGGATGTTCGAGTACGATTCCACGCTCGCCTACGTCTCCCTGAAGGAGGCACAGGAGTTCCTGGGGATAGACGACGAGGTCACCGGGATCCAGCTGAAGGTGCGGAACATCTATCACACGGGGGAACTTGCTGAGAAGGTGAACGAGACGCTCGGGCTGCCGTACCACGCCCGCGACTGGATGCAGATGAACAAGAACATCCTCTTCGCCCTGAAGACGGAGAAGAGCGTCATGTTCATCATCCTCACCCTCATCGTGCTGGTCGCCGCCTTCGGGATCGCCTCCACCCTCTTCATGGTGGTCATGGAGAAGACGCGGGATATCGCCATCCTGAAGTCGATGGGGGCCACCAACCGCTCCATCATGCGCATCTTCGTCTTCGAGGGGGTCATCATCGGGGTGGTAGGGACCGTCATCGGCGTGCTCGGCGGGCTCGTGGTGGCCCTCAACCTGGAGCCGATCGTCGACTTCGTGAAACTGGTGACCGGGTTCGAGCTCTTCAGCAAGGACATCTACTACCTGGACCGCTTCCCCTCCCTCGTGGTCCCCTCCGACGTGCTTTTGATCAGCGTGACGGCGGTCCTTATCTCCTTTGCCGCGACGCTGTACCCTGCCTGGGCCGCCTCGCGCATGCTCCCCGCGGAGGCGCTGCGCTATGAGTAGGCTTCTGGAGGTAAAGGGGCTTTTCAAGAGCTACGGCAACGGGGTCGCCAAGGTGGAGGTCCTGAAGGGGATCGACCTGACTGTGGATGCAGGGGAGACCATCGCCCTCGTCGGCCCCTCCGGCGCAGGGAAGAGCACCCTTCTCCACGTCATGGGGACGATCGACAGGCCGACCACCGGCGAGGTCCTCTTCGACGGCGAAGACATCTTCGCGCTCGGGGACCAGCCCCTTGCCACCTTCCGCAACAAGTCGATCGGCTTTGTTTTCCAGTTTCACCATCTCCTGCCGGAGTTCTCGGCGCTGGAGAACGTGATGATGCCCCTTTTGATCGCGGGGCAAAAGAGGGGGGCGATCGAGGGGCAGGCGAGGGAGATTCTCGCCGACGTCGGTCTCGCCCACCGCGTCACGCACCGCCCGGGGGAGCTCTCCGGCGGGGAGCAGCAGCGCGTGGCGATCGCGCGCGCCCTGGTGCACGGGCCGCGGATTCTTCTCGCGGACGAGCCGACTGGAAACCTGGACATGAGGACGAGCGAGGAGATCCACGACCTTCTGGACGGTATCCAGAAGCGCACCGGCGTCGCGCTGGTGATCGTGACGCACAACGACAAGCTCGCCGCCGGGATGGGACGGATCGTCCAGATCGTCGACGGCAAGATCGAGCCGAAGATCTACACGCAGTAGAAGGGACCGTTTTTCTGCATTAACATGTGACATTTTTCGGGGGAATCTTGCGGCGCAAAATTTTATCAGCAGTGGTGTTCATGCAGCTCGTCGGCCTCTCCTCGCGCGCCATGGCCGAAAACGAAAAGATCACGGCGGTGAAGGTGACCGGCAACAGGCGTATCGAGGCTGCGGCAATCCTGCAGGTGGTGCGCGAGAAGGCGGGTGACCAGCTCGACGTGGAGACGGTTGACGCCGACATCCGCGCCATCTATCGCCTCGGGCACTTCCGAGACGTGAAGGCGGAGGTCGACCGCAGCGACGCAGGGGTGACGCTGAACTACGTCGTGCAGGAAAAACCGGTCGTGCGCGGCATCCGCATCGAGGGGGCGAAGGAGCTCAGCACCGAGAAGGTGCGCGACGCCCTGGAGATAAAGGCCAACACCATCTTCAGCCAGAAGGATCTCACCAAGAGCATCCAGAAGGTGAAGAAGCTGTACATGGACGAGGGGTACTACCTCGCCGAGATAAACGCCGTGCAGGAGAAGCGCTCCGAAACGGAGCTCGACCTCGTCTTCAAGATCACGGAAGGGCAGAAGATCCTCATCACGAAGATCGAATTCGAGGGTAACAAGGCCTTTCCGGCAAAGAAGCTCAAAAAGACGATGGAGACCTCGGAGAAGTGGTTCCTCTCCTGGCTCACCAGCGCCGGCACCTACAAAGAGGAGCAGCTGAAAAACGACGCCGCGCTGATCTCCGACCTGTACCTCAACAACGGCTTCGTGAACGTGAAGGTCGGGGAGCCGAAGGTGGAACTCCTCCCGGACAAGAGCGGGCTCAAGGTCACCATCGGCATCACCGAGGGTGAGCGGTACCGGATCGGTGCCATCGATTTCGGCGGCGACGTCACCGACCGGAAAGAACTGGAAAAAGTCGTCACCGAAAAGCCCGGGCAAGTCTTCAGCCGCGCCAACCTCCGCACCGACATCTTCGCCCTTACCGACGTCTATGCCGACAAGGGGTTCGCCTTCGCCAACGTCTCCCCCGCGACGAAGCTGAACCCGGAGAAGCACACCATCGACATCACCTTCGAGATGGAGAAGGGTGAGAAAGTGTACATCGACCGGATCAACGTCACCGGCAACAGCAAGACCCGCGACAAGGTAGTCCGTCGCGAGATGAAGCTTGCCGAAGGGGACCTGTACAGCTCCAGCGCCCTGAAGCGCAGCAAGCAGAGCCTCATGAACCTCGGATTCTTCGAGGAGGCGAACATCGCCAACGCCCGCGGCAGCGCGGACAACAAGCTCGACCTGAACGTGGACGTGAAGGAGAAGGCCACCGGCACCTTCAGCATCGGCGCGGGGTACAGCTCGCTCGACGGCCTCATCGGCCAGGGCTCCGTCTCCCAGGCGAACTTCCTCGGCCTCGGGCTGAAGGCTACACTCGCCGGCTCCATCGGCTCGAAGTCCCAGACGTACAACGTGGGGCTTACCGACCCGTACTTCCTCGATACGAAGTGGACCCTCGGCGGCGACATCTACCGCACCGAGCGCGACTACCTCGACTACACCCGGCGTGCCACCGGTGCCGACATCAAGGCGGGGTACCCGCTGAGCGATACCCTGAGCACCTTCTGGATGTACAAGTACGAGAAGAAGGACATCTTCGACCTCTCGCAGCCGCTTCAGGACAACATCACCCGTGGCGTCATCGAGCAGTTCGAGACCTCCGGCAGCACGAGCTCCATCACGGCGAGTCTCACCAGCAACACGACCGACTACCATGTCGATCCCTCGCGCGGGTGGGTGAACAGCCTGAACATCGAGGTCGCGGGGCTTGGCGGCTCCAGCCGCTTTGCGCGCTATGTGACCGACAACACCCTCTTCTTCCCCGTCGGTTTTGGCACCGTTGGCTCTATCAAGACGAGCCTCGGCTACATCCAGGGGATCGGGAAGGACGTGCCGATCGACGAGCGCTTCTACCTCGGCGGCATCAGCACCCTGCGCGGCTACGAGTCGAGAACGGTCTGTCCTGTCCGCCCCGGCGGCGTCCCTGGCGAGGACGTTGACGCGAGGAACAGGGTCAGCGACACGAAGGTGTACCTCGGCGCCAATGCCGAGGCGGTGGTGAACCTGGAGTGGCAGTTCCCTCTTCTGAAGGAGGCGAACCTGAAGGGGGTCGTCTTCATGGACGCCGGCAACGCGGACAACACCATCAACGCTGTGTTCTCCAAGTTCCTCATGAGCTACGGCTTCGGCATCCGCTGGTTCTCCCCGGTCGGTCCGCTGCGCCTCGAGTACGGCATTCCCATCAACCCGCGCCCCGGGATCGACAAGACCTCCGGGCGGCTGGAATTCTCCATCGGAAACTTCTTCTAATAAGGCAGGTTAAAGGAGCAGATCATGAAAAGATTCATCATCGCGGCATTCCTCCTACTCTCTCTCCCGTTCGCTGCAGTTGCGGCTGACGGCTCGAAGTTCGGGTCCGTGGACGTGCAGAAGGTACTCCTTTCCTCCGACGCCGGGAAGGAAGCAAAGGACCAGCTGAGCGCCCGCGCCGGGAAGCTGGAGGCGGACAAGGGTGCCAAGGAAGAGGAGCTCAAGAAGCTGAAGGCCGAGCTGGAGAAGCAGGGGAGCGTCCTTTCCGAGAGCGCCCGCGCCAACAAGGAAAGGGATTACCAGCAGCGCCTGAAAGAGTACCAGCGTTTCCTGAAGGACGCGCAGGAAGAGCTGCAGGCGAAAAACGACGAGTTCACCGGGAAGCTGGTGGAAGAGATCGTGAAGATCACCCAGGAGTACGGCCGCAGGAACGGCTACACCGCCATCTTCGTGAAGAACGAGATGATGGTGTACCTCGACGAGAAGGCGGACGTCACCGACGAGGTGCTGAAGGCTTTCAACGCGGCGCGCAAGAAGTAAGACCGTCGGATCCGCCCGAAGAGGTAGTGAGGGCATTTTCAACCACGCTGTGAGGTGAGGCATGATGCAAAAGACGTTGAAAGAGATAGCGGAGTACCTGGGGGGGACCGTCACCGGTGACCCCGAAACCCTCATTGCAGGGCTCGCGACCCTCGACGACGCAGGGGAAGGGCAGGTCACCTTCCTCGCGAACCCGAAGTACGCCAGCAAGGTGGCGACGACCCGCGCCTCCGCGGTCATCCTCCCCCCCGGAGCGGATAACTGCGGCCGCAACGCCGTGACTGTGGCAAACCCGTACCTCGCCTTCGCGAAACTCCTCACCCTCTTTTACGTCCGCCCCGCCGAGCCGCGCGGCGTGATGCCCGGGGCCTTCGTGGCCGAAGGGGTCACCTGCGGCGAAGGGGTCACCGTCTATCCCGGGGCCAGCGTGGCAGCCGGAGTCGTCCTCGGCGCGCGGGTGACGCTCTACCCGGGGGTGGCACTCTACCCCGGTGTGCGGATCGGCGACGACGTCACGCTGCACTCCAACGTCAGCGTCAGGGAAGGGTGCCGCATCGGCAACCGGGTCACCATCCACAACGGCACGGTCATCGGCAGCGACGGCTTCGGCTACGCGCCGGACGGCCCCTCCTGGTACAAGATTCCCCAGATCGGGATCGTCGTGGTGGAGGACGACGTGGAGATCGGCGCAAACTGCACCATCGACCGCGCCGCCCTGGAGGTGACCCGCATCGGCCGCGGCACGAAGCTCGACAACCTCGTGCAGATCGCCCACAACGTCATCACCGGTGAGAACTGCATGATCGTCTCCCAGGTCGGGATCTCCGGGAGCACGAAGCTCGGCAACCACGTCGTCCTCGGCGGCCAGGTCGGCCTTGCCGGCCACATCCAGGTCGGCGACAACACCATGGTCGGCGCGCAGTCCGGCGTCCCGGGGAATGTCCCGGCGAACCAGGTGGTGAGCGGCAGCCCCGCCATCCCGCACCGCGAGTGGCTGAAGGCCTCCGGGATCTTCCCGAAGCTGCCGGAGTACCGCAAGACCCTCGGGGCGCTGGAGAAGAGGGTGCAGGAGCTCGAGGCGAAGCTCGCGGAGAAGGGGTAGGGGCGCAGCTCCACGGCCCCGGCGCCACATCGCCATTGAAGATTTGATTGTATTTTTATACAGGAGGCCTGCATGCTGGACGTAACCGAAATCGCGCGCATACTCCCTCACCGCTATCCCTTCCTGCTGGTGGACAGGGTTCTCGAGGTGGAGGACGGCAAGAGGATTGTCGCGCTGAAGAATGTGACCATAAACGAGCCCTTTTTTCAGGGGCACTTCCCCGGGCACCCGGTCATGCCGGGGGTCCTGATCATTGAGGCGATGGCCCAGGTAGCGGCGATCATGGCGTACCTCGCCTCCGGGGAAGAGGCGAACAACAAGGTGAGCTACTTCATGGCCATCGAGAACGCCCGCTTCCGCAAGCCGGTGAAGCCGGGTGACCAGCTGCGCATCGTGGTGGAGACGATCTTCCACAAGCGCGGCATCTGGAGTGTCGCAGGAAAGACGTACGTCGGAGAGACCCTCGTCACCGAAGCCGAGCTGAAGGCGACGTTGGCGGACAAGTAGGGGGGCCGGAGGCGGGAGAATAACCTCCGTCGCCGCACCACCTGCACAAAAAGATCAGCCTTTGCCGGGAAGGGAAGAAACCTTCGCCGTGAGGCTGCTTCTGGAGAAAATATGATTCACAGCACCGCAATCATCAACCCCGGTGCCCAGGTCGCGGACGGAGTCGAGATCGGCCCGTATGCGGTCATAGGCCCGCACGTGAAGATCGGCAGGGGGACGAAGATCGGTCCCCATGCGGTCATCGACGGCTGGACCGAGATCGGGGAGAACAATACCATCTTCCATATGGCTTCCGTGGGAGCCGTCCCGCAGGACCTGAAGTACCAGGGGGAGGAGACCTACCTGAAGATCGGCAACGGCAACACCATCAGGGAGTTTGCCAGCCTGCATCTCGGCACGGTCACCGGCGACGGCGAGACGACCGTCGGCGACGGCAACCTCTTCATGGCCTACTCCCATGTCGCTCACGACTGCCACATCGGAAACGGCGTGGTGATGGCCAATGCAGCCACCCTTGCCGGACACGTCACCGTGGAGGATCACGCCATCCTCGGCGGGCTCTGCGCGATCCTCCAGTTCACGAGGATCGGCGCGCACGTCATGATCGGCGGCGCCACCTCCATCACCCTCGACGTACCGCCGTACACCATCGTCACCGGCGACCGCAGGGAAGCGCGCCTGCGCGGCCTCAACCTGGTCGGGCTGAAGCGGCGCGGCTTCAGCGACGAGACCATTTCCGAGTTGAAGAAGGCGTACAAGATCCTGTCGCTCTCCGGGCTGAAGCTCGCCGAAGCGGTGGAGCGCATCAAGACCGAAGTCCCCCAATCCCCCGAGGTCGTCCACTTCATCTCCTTCATCGAAAGCTCCAAGAGGGGGATCTGCCGCTAGGCGGACCCCTCCTCCA
The DNA window shown above is from Geomonas sp. RF6 and carries:
- the lysS gene encoding lysine--tRNA ligase → MEELSELLLQRRRKVDALWEAGINPYPNDFRPQHTSADVRAAYGDVETIEENPQSFVVAGRILARRSFGKAAFVQLQDRKGRLQLYMKKDVLGEELFAAFEDYDIGDIIGAVGHPFRTKTGELSLNVTEVRLLTKSLLPLPEKFHGLTDVETRYRQRYVDLIVSPEVRETFFKRSRIVSLIREFMTSKDFLEVETPMMQPIPGGATAKPFITHHNALDMDLFLRIAPELYLKRLVVGGLDRVFEINRNFRNEGISVRHNPEFTMMEFYQAYATFEDLMDFTEELLCHVAQEVLGTLDFTYQGEAISFQRPWQRLTVKEAILKYGEIDAKSLDDRDLALAYAHRLGLELSDDVGYGRLITEIFEEVAETKLIQPTFITEYPTEVSPLSRKNDHDPDYVDRFEFFCAGREMANAFSELNDPRDQKERFLAQVAAKAKGDEEAHYMDEDYIRALEYGLPPTAGEGIGIDRLVMLLTDSPSIRDVILFPQLRKEAK
- a CDS encoding lipoprotein-releasing ABC transporter permease subunit; this encodes MPFELLIGLRYLKAKRKSTFISLITLISVAGVALGVMALIIVLAVMTGFEEDLKEKILGTNAHIVVLNAAGPMRDYRTVMEKVQKIDGVVAVTPFIYNQVMISSGKNVSGVVLRGIDVKSDEQVTNLHKSMREGSLSALEKATPEQPGLVIGKELAKNLGLYLGDKVDVISPLGNITPLGMMPKLRRFQIVGVFNTGMFEYDSTLAYVSLKEAQEFLGIDDEVTGIQLKVRNIYHTGELAEKVNETLGLPYHARDWMQMNKNILFALKTEKSVMFIILTLIVLVAAFGIASTLFMVVMEKTRDIAILKSMGATNRSIMRIFVFEGVIIGVVGTVIGVLGGLVVALNLEPIVDFVKLVTGFELFSKDIYYLDRFPSLVVPSDVLLISVTAVLISFAATLYPAWAASRMLPAEALRYE
- a CDS encoding ABC transporter ATP-binding protein codes for the protein MSRLLEVKGLFKSYGNGVAKVEVLKGIDLTVDAGETIALVGPSGAGKSTLLHVMGTIDRPTTGEVLFDGEDIFALGDQPLATFRNKSIGFVFQFHHLLPEFSALENVMMPLLIAGQKRGAIEGQAREILADVGLAHRVTHRPGELSGGEQQRVAIARALVHGPRILLADEPTGNLDMRTSEEIHDLLDGIQKRTGVALVIVTHNDKLAAGMGRIVQIVDGKIEPKIYTQ
- the bamA gene encoding outer membrane protein assembly factor BamA; translated protein: MQLVGLSSRAMAENEKITAVKVTGNRRIEAAAILQVVREKAGDQLDVETVDADIRAIYRLGHFRDVKAEVDRSDAGVTLNYVVQEKPVVRGIRIEGAKELSTEKVRDALEIKANTIFSQKDLTKSIQKVKKLYMDEGYYLAEINAVQEKRSETELDLVFKITEGQKILITKIEFEGNKAFPAKKLKKTMETSEKWFLSWLTSAGTYKEEQLKNDAALISDLYLNNGFVNVKVGEPKVELLPDKSGLKVTIGITEGERYRIGAIDFGGDVTDRKELEKVVTEKPGQVFSRANLRTDIFALTDVYADKGFAFANVSPATKLNPEKHTIDITFEMEKGEKVYIDRINVTGNSKTRDKVVRREMKLAEGDLYSSSALKRSKQSLMNLGFFEEANIANARGSADNKLDLNVDVKEKATGTFSIGAGYSSLDGLIGQGSVSQANFLGLGLKATLAGSIGSKSQTYNVGLTDPYFLDTKWTLGGDIYRTERDYLDYTRRATGADIKAGYPLSDTLSTFWMYKYEKKDIFDLSQPLQDNITRGVIEQFETSGSTSSITASLTSNTTDYHVDPSRGWVNSLNIEVAGLGGSSRFARYVTDNTLFFPVGFGTVGSIKTSLGYIQGIGKDVPIDERFYLGGISTLRGYESRTVCPVRPGGVPGEDVDARNRVSDTKVYLGANAEAVVNLEWQFPLLKEANLKGVVFMDAGNADNTINAVFSKFLMSYGFGIRWFSPVGPLRLEYGIPINPRPGIDKTSGRLEFSIGNFF
- a CDS encoding OmpH family outer membrane protein — protein: MKRFIIAAFLLLSLPFAAVAADGSKFGSVDVQKVLLSSDAGKEAKDQLSARAGKLEADKGAKEEELKKLKAELEKQGSVLSESARANKERDYQQRLKEYQRFLKDAQEELQAKNDEFTGKLVEEIVKITQEYGRRNGYTAIFVKNEMMVYLDEKADVTDEVLKAFNAARKK
- the lpxD gene encoding UDP-3-O-(3-hydroxymyristoyl)glucosamine N-acyltransferase, coding for MQKTLKEIAEYLGGTVTGDPETLIAGLATLDDAGEGQVTFLANPKYASKVATTRASAVILPPGADNCGRNAVTVANPYLAFAKLLTLFYVRPAEPRGVMPGAFVAEGVTCGEGVTVYPGASVAAGVVLGARVTLYPGVALYPGVRIGDDVTLHSNVSVREGCRIGNRVTIHNGTVIGSDGFGYAPDGPSWYKIPQIGIVVVEDDVEIGANCTIDRAALEVTRIGRGTKLDNLVQIAHNVITGENCMIVSQVGISGSTKLGNHVVLGGQVGLAGHIQVGDNTMVGAQSGVPGNVPANQVVSGSPAIPHREWLKASGIFPKLPEYRKTLGALEKRVQELEAKLAEKG
- the fabZ gene encoding 3-hydroxyacyl-ACP dehydratase FabZ; the protein is MLDVTEIARILPHRYPFLLVDRVLEVEDGKRIVALKNVTINEPFFQGHFPGHPVMPGVLIIEAMAQVAAIMAYLASGEEANNKVSYFMAIENARFRKPVKPGDQLRIVVETIFHKRGIWSVAGKTYVGETLVTEAELKATLADK
- the lpxA gene encoding acyl-ACP--UDP-N-acetylglucosamine O-acyltransferase, producing the protein MIHSTAIINPGAQVADGVEIGPYAVIGPHVKIGRGTKIGPHAVIDGWTEIGENNTIFHMASVGAVPQDLKYQGEETYLKIGNGNTIREFASLHLGTVTGDGETTVGDGNLFMAYSHVAHDCHIGNGVVMANAATLAGHVTVEDHAILGGLCAILQFTRIGAHVMIGGATSITLDVPPYTIVTGDRREARLRGLNLVGLKRRGFSDETISELKKAYKILSLSGLKLAEAVERIKTEVPQSPEVVHFISFIESSKRGICR